A genome region from Marinobacter panjinensis includes the following:
- the ltaE gene encoding low-specificity L-threonine aldolase — MTMIDFRSDTVTRPTAEMRDAMASAEVGDDVYGDDPTVNSLQAYAAERLGFEAALFTATGTQANLLAIMSHCGRGDEYLCGQSAHNYRYEGGGAAVLGSVQPQPIENEPDGSINLEKAKSAIKADDFHFAPTRLLSLENTIGGKVLSLDYQRQARSLCDDHNLLLHLDGARVFNAAVKSDCDVTEITRHYDSVSVCLSKGLGAPVGSLLLGTKAFIGRATRLRKMLGGGMRQAGILAAAGRIALEQGPLRLFEDHENAEYLSAGLAGIPQLDINPASTQTNIVYARCRSGRAEQLRDYLGDQGILITAGVPIRFVTHLDVNRQDVERLLGAIRRFYE; from the coding sequence ATGACCATGATCGATTTCCGCAGCGATACCGTCACCCGCCCGACCGCAGAAATGCGCGATGCCATGGCCAGCGCCGAGGTGGGAGACGACGTTTATGGTGATGACCCAACCGTGAACAGCTTGCAGGCCTACGCAGCCGAACGGCTAGGCTTCGAAGCGGCCCTGTTTACCGCCACGGGCACCCAGGCCAACCTTCTGGCGATCATGAGCCACTGTGGCCGGGGCGATGAATACCTCTGTGGCCAGTCGGCCCACAACTATCGTTACGAAGGCGGTGGCGCAGCCGTGCTTGGCAGCGTACAACCGCAACCGATCGAGAACGAGCCGGACGGCAGCATCAACCTCGAAAAAGCCAAATCCGCCATCAAGGCCGATGACTTCCATTTCGCCCCTACCCGCCTGCTCTCGCTGGAAAACACCATCGGTGGCAAAGTGTTGTCACTGGACTACCAGCGCCAGGCCCGCTCCTTGTGCGATGACCACAATCTGCTGCTGCACCTCGATGGTGCCCGGGTGTTCAATGCCGCGGTGAAATCCGACTGCGATGTCACCGAGATAACCAGACACTACGATTCAGTCAGCGTCTGTCTCTCGAAAGGGCTGGGCGCACCGGTCGGGTCGCTGCTGCTGGGCACAAAAGCCTTTATTGGCCGCGCAACACGCCTGCGCAAAATGCTCGGTGGCGGCATGCGACAGGCCGGCATATTGGCCGCTGCCGGGCGAATCGCCCTGGAGCAGGGGCCGCTGCGGCTGTTTGAAGATCATGAAAACGCCGAATACCTGAGTGCCGGCCTGGCCGGAATTCCGCAATTGGACATCAACCCAGCCAGCACCCAGACCAACATCGTCTACGCCCGCTGCCGGTCTGGCAGGGCCGAGCAACTGCGCGACTATCTGGGTGACCAGGGCATCCTGATTACAGCGGGAGTCCCCATCCGCTTCGTGACGCATCTGGATGTGAACCGGCAGGATGTGGAGAGGTTGTTAGGCGCCATTCGGCGGTTTTACGAATAG
- a CDS encoding 3-oxoacyl-[acyl-carrier-protein] synthase III C-terminal domain-containing protein yields the protein MKPFRMNKHGKLVFPSSIFTELDFSIITDLDQLKAIIRRDFEVKAPTGTEIAERAAAGSYATRYDLLRDIGLHLFWANRYALVMYQKQPMRWRDVPRNRDDVFVPLLQPWEGRAAKTATVREAYTKLPEKWNATAEDELFALLFDCFSNKLYHATSLPPIKATIAEALATAGSMTTTLGNYDPDHQRYSVDDILDVSDEQAELEALRRWSMVLHNQQPWDRSQARLKPLAEMQDDDIVVLFYPKNRHVLEFINREKKGTTVARQAPTPDPAVEPVRPYPPTVIGDNSPIQPKIEALAVRKGEVTCSNEDVVRNSPSSWSPMSAKEIADKTGIERRRYTAEPLENIALEAARAALKHAGRGAEEIGAVLFCSCTSSRLIPSTATWLSGQLGILQTHCSADIVAACAGFPYGVAEAVRLLGEIERPVLLVMAEKFSDKIGNARPSRMIFGDGAAAVVIAPSDGERDIHVVQTYASGPASQVNSIIWPNHDFDNDITVYGPEVKALVKRYLNQMMGELTDLGLEIDIIVPHQANKTMIIEIAEQQGIDAKDIYFNISEVGNASAASIPIALADAVFDGAINKRSLVFAPGFGAGAVGGYVILSLEPEMVAPEVTKALAMGPSLTKAHSSIEDIKEAFNT from the coding sequence ATGAAACCGTTTCGAATGAACAAACACGGAAAACTGGTATTCCCCTCAAGCATCTTTACCGAGCTCGACTTTTCGATCATCACCGATCTCGACCAGTTGAAGGCGATTATTCGGCGCGACTTCGAAGTGAAAGCGCCGACCGGTACCGAAATCGCCGAGCGGGCAGCTGCGGGAAGCTATGCGACGCGCTACGATCTGTTGCGCGACATTGGTTTGCACCTTTTCTGGGCGAATCGTTACGCACTGGTGATGTACCAAAAGCAGCCGATGCGCTGGCGCGATGTCCCGCGGAACCGCGACGATGTCTTCGTGCCTCTGCTGCAGCCCTGGGAGGGGCGGGCAGCCAAGACCGCAACAGTCCGCGAGGCCTACACGAAACTGCCGGAAAAGTGGAACGCAACAGCTGAAGACGAACTGTTCGCCCTGCTCTTCGACTGCTTCTCAAACAAGCTCTATCACGCAACGTCATTGCCGCCGATAAAAGCAACGATTGCCGAGGCGCTCGCCACTGCCGGTTCCATGACAACCACCCTCGGCAACTACGATCCCGACCACCAGCGCTATAGCGTTGACGACATACTTGATGTCTCAGACGAACAGGCCGAACTCGAGGCGCTACGGCGCTGGTCAATGGTGCTGCATAATCAACAGCCATGGGACCGCAGTCAGGCAAGACTGAAACCGTTGGCCGAGATGCAGGATGACGATATCGTCGTGCTGTTCTATCCGAAAAACCGCCACGTGCTGGAATTCATCAACCGCGAAAAGAAGGGCACCACCGTTGCCCGGCAGGCACCGACGCCGGATCCTGCCGTTGAGCCCGTGAGGCCCTACCCACCGACAGTGATCGGTGACAATTCGCCGATCCAGCCGAAGATCGAGGCGCTGGCCGTCCGCAAAGGTGAGGTCACCTGCTCAAACGAGGATGTGGTGCGCAATTCGCCGTCCTCGTGGTCGCCGATGAGCGCGAAGGAAATCGCTGACAAAACCGGCATCGAGCGGCGCCGTTATACCGCCGAGCCACTGGAGAATATCGCCCTTGAGGCCGCGCGGGCAGCCCTCAAGCATGCCGGTCGTGGGGCCGAGGAGATCGGTGCGGTGCTGTTCTGCTCCTGTACCTCAAGCCGACTGATCCCGTCGACCGCCACCTGGCTCTCCGGCCAGCTGGGCATCCTGCAGACCCATTGCTCCGCCGACATCGTCGCGGCCTGCGCCGGCTTTCCCTATGGCGTCGCCGAAGCGGTCCGCCTGCTGGGGGAGATCGAACGTCCGGTCCTTCTGGTCATGGCCGAGAAATTCTCGGACAAGATCGGCAATGCCCGGCCGTCGCGGATGATCTTCGGCGACGGGGCCGCCGCAGTGGTGATCGCGCCGTCCGACGGTGAACGAGACATTCATGTGGTCCAGACCTATGCAAGCGGGCCGGCAAGCCAGGTGAACTCGATCATCTGGCCGAATCACGATTTCGACAACGACATCACCGTCTATGGCCCCGAGGTCAAGGCGCTGGTCAAGCGCTACCTGAACCAGATGATGGGCGAGCTGACCGATCTTGGACTCGAGATCGACATCATCGTGCCCCATCAGGCCAATAAGACCATGATCATCGAGATCGCCGAGCAGCAGGGGATTGACGCCAAAGACATTTACTTCAATATCTCCGAAGTCGGCAACGCTTCTGCGGCGAGCATCCCGATCGCACTCGCAGACGCCGTCTTCGACGGGGCGATCAACAAACGGTCGCTGGTTTTCGCCCCGGGCTTCGGCGCCGGAGCTGTCGGTGGCTACGTTATCCTGTCGCTGGAACCGGAGATGGTTGCGCCGGAGGTGACCAAAGCCCTCGCCATGGGCCCATCGTTAACGAAAGCGCATTCCTCAATTGAAGACATCAAGGAGGCGTTCAATACGTAA
- the amrS gene encoding AmmeMemoRadiSam system radical SAM enzyme, which yields MGDIPVLQGREVGFWHWLDDGRIQCDLCPRFCKLHEGQRGLCFVRGRLNDTMVLTTYGRSSGYCIDPIEKKPLNHFLPGTPTLSFGTAGCNLACKFCQNWDMTKSRETDELADQASPEDIARAALTLGCKSVAFTYNDPVIFHEYAVDVASACHAVGVRSVAVTAGYVTEEPRREFYRYMDAANVDLKAFTERFYHKVTGGHLQPVLETLEYIKHETSVWLELTTLLIPGENDSEQELNEMTQWVVERLGPDVPMHFTAFHPDWKMMDTPPTPPETLTRARKIAMDNGVRYAYTGNVHDNSGGSTYCHSCGELLIGRDWYVLGAWNLTDDGQCKSCGTACAGVFEGPPGHWGARRQPVRLSDHRVRPA from the coding sequence GTGGGCGATATACCGGTTCTTCAGGGCCGCGAGGTCGGGTTCTGGCACTGGCTTGATGACGGCCGCATCCAGTGCGACCTTTGCCCGAGATTTTGCAAACTGCACGAAGGCCAGCGAGGACTTTGCTTCGTTCGTGGACGCCTCAACGATACGATGGTTCTCACCACCTATGGGCGCTCCAGTGGTTACTGCATCGACCCGATCGAAAAGAAGCCCCTGAACCATTTTCTGCCCGGCACCCCGACCCTTTCGTTTGGCACTGCAGGCTGCAATCTGGCCTGCAAATTCTGCCAGAACTGGGACATGACCAAGTCCCGGGAAACCGATGAACTGGCAGACCAGGCCAGCCCCGAAGACATTGCCCGTGCCGCCCTGACCCTGGGCTGCAAAAGCGTCGCGTTTACGTACAACGACCCGGTCATTTTTCACGAATACGCCGTTGATGTGGCCAGTGCGTGCCATGCGGTGGGTGTGCGCTCGGTTGCGGTAACGGCAGGATACGTCACCGAAGAACCCCGCCGGGAATTCTACCGGTACATGGATGCCGCCAACGTTGATCTCAAAGCCTTCACCGAGCGCTTCTACCACAAGGTTACCGGTGGACATCTGCAACCGGTTCTGGAAACCCTCGAATACATAAAACACGAAACCAGCGTATGGCTGGAACTGACCACCCTGCTCATCCCGGGCGAAAATGATTCGGAGCAGGAGCTGAATGAGATGACCCAGTGGGTGGTGGAGAGGCTGGGACCGGACGTACCCATGCACTTCACCGCATTCCATCCGGACTGGAAAATGATGGATACCCCGCCAACCCCGCCAGAGACTCTGACCCGGGCCCGTAAGATTGCCATGGATAATGGCGTTCGCTACGCCTACACCGGCAATGTGCATGATAACTCAGGCGGCAGCACCTATTGCCACAGCTGCGGCGAACTGCTGATTGGCCGCGACTGGTATGTGTTAGGCGCCTGGAACCTGACCGATGACGGCCAATGCAAGTCTTGCGGTACCGCCTGTGCCGGTGTATTTGAAGGCCCGCCAGGGCATTGGGGCGCGCGGAGACAGCCGGTGCGGCTAAGTGATCACCGGGTGCGACCCGCCTGA
- the amrB gene encoding AmmeMemoRadiSam system protein B translates to MSGNIRKAAVAGMFYPDDPAQLRAVVDGFLSQVPVEGPAPKAIIVPHAGYQFSGPVAASAYAQLAPLRDRIHRVVLLGPSHRVPLRGIAAPTWDFFETPLGNVEVDQGTLARLQSLPQVGYLDSPHQLEHSLEVHLPFLQSVFERFTLVPLVVGETSPGEVSEVLETLWGGDETLIVVSSDLSHYHSYPVAKELDSNTTRNIETLDYRHIGYDDACGRNPVNGLLYLAEKRGLKVTTLDLRNSGDTAGPRDRVVGYGAYAITLGTGEKHVAIDRDAVDMS, encoded by the coding sequence ATGTCGGGCAACATACGAAAAGCCGCTGTTGCGGGTATGTTCTATCCGGACGATCCTGCCCAGCTCAGAGCCGTGGTGGACGGTTTCCTTTCACAGGTACCTGTGGAAGGGCCGGCTCCCAAGGCCATTATTGTTCCCCATGCCGGATACCAGTTTTCCGGCCCGGTTGCAGCTAGCGCTTATGCACAGCTTGCGCCACTTCGTGACCGCATACACAGGGTGGTACTTCTGGGACCTTCCCATCGCGTACCCCTCAGAGGCATTGCTGCGCCGACCTGGGATTTCTTCGAGACGCCGCTGGGCAATGTCGAGGTAGATCAGGGCACGTTGGCCAGGCTGCAGTCCTTGCCCCAGGTTGGCTATCTGGATTCGCCTCACCAGCTTGAACACAGTCTGGAGGTGCATCTGCCGTTCCTGCAGTCGGTGTTTGAGCGCTTTACCCTGGTGCCGCTAGTTGTAGGAGAAACGTCCCCTGGGGAAGTGTCCGAGGTGCTGGAAACACTCTGGGGCGGCGATGAAACCCTGATTGTGGTCAGTTCCGATCTGAGTCACTACCACAGCTATCCGGTTGCCAAGGAGTTGGACAGCAATACCACCAGAAACATCGAGACTCTGGACTACCGCCATATCGGATACGACGATGCCTGCGGGCGAAACCCGGTTAACGGACTGTTGTATCTGGCAGAGAAAAGAGGCCTGAAAGTAACCACCCTGGACCTGCGCAATTCCGGTGACACGGCCGGGCCGAGGGACCGGGTAGTCGGCTACGGTGCCTATGCCATAACCCTTGGCACGGGTGAGAAACACGTAGCCATTGATCGGGATGCCGTTGACATGTCCTGA
- a CDS encoding succinylglutamate desuccinylase has product MSNSNVLDYLNDPSPRTLGRSPLEWLDRLQKPTVVHVTGRDRSRTRAMATLLHGNEPSGLFALHRWLFEQHTPEVNMLFLLGGVYPAKIPPRFSFRQLPKGLDLNRCFKEPFEGEEGAIAEAMLAELHRAQPECLLDVHNTSGTGPAFAVTITNDAEHQALTSLFTDRLIMTDLRLGALMEYSEQEVPTVTIECGGAQDDQAHQLAYEGLVRYTSRPDVLALEKAEWDVAVLRNPIRVELAPEATIEYRLEPSGQADLTFPPDIEHRNFGIVSPDEPLGWVGKKGLGILTAIGHNRTENMAQILRVENGRIFPAQAIKAFMITTNPVIAKSDCLFYAVKATGEPIF; this is encoded by the coding sequence GTGAGCAACTCGAACGTACTTGATTATCTGAATGATCCGTCACCCCGGACGCTGGGTCGATCTCCCCTTGAGTGGCTGGACCGACTGCAAAAGCCTACCGTTGTGCACGTCACCGGTCGCGACCGCTCCCGTACCCGAGCCATGGCAACGCTGCTGCACGGCAATGAGCCTTCGGGTCTGTTTGCGCTGCACCGGTGGCTGTTCGAGCAGCACACGCCCGAAGTCAACATGCTGTTTCTCCTCGGAGGGGTCTATCCGGCGAAAATTCCACCCAGGTTCTCATTTCGCCAGCTACCCAAAGGGCTCGACCTCAACCGGTGTTTCAAAGAGCCTTTCGAAGGGGAAGAAGGGGCCATTGCCGAAGCCATGCTGGCGGAGCTTCATCGGGCGCAACCCGAATGCCTGCTGGATGTGCACAACACCTCGGGCACAGGCCCGGCCTTCGCTGTTACCATCACCAATGATGCCGAACATCAGGCGCTGACCTCGCTCTTTACCGACCGCCTTATAATGACAGACCTTCGTCTGGGTGCGCTGATGGAATACTCTGAGCAGGAAGTGCCCACGGTCACCATCGAGTGTGGGGGAGCCCAGGATGATCAAGCTCATCAACTGGCTTACGAGGGACTCGTTCGGTACACCTCAAGACCAGACGTGTTGGCACTGGAAAAAGCGGAGTGGGACGTTGCCGTACTGCGCAACCCGATTCGGGTGGAGCTGGCTCCTGAAGCGACCATAGAGTACCGCCTTGAGCCCAGCGGGCAGGCTGACCTGACGTTTCCACCAGACATCGAACACCGCAATTTCGGGATTGTCTCTCCAGATGAGCCTCTCGGATGGGTCGGTAAAAAAGGCCTGGGCATACTCACAGCGATCGGCCACAACCGGACCGAGAACATGGCGCAGATTCTTCGAGTCGAAAATGGACGGATCTTTCCCGCCCAGGCCATCAAAGCCTTTATGATTACTACCAACCCGGTTATTGCAAAGAGTGACTGTCTGTTCTACGCGGTCAAAGCAACAGGCGAACCCATTTTTTAG
- a CDS encoding DUF6152 family protein gives MPQLRFAYLLGFAVLAAFLAASATQAHHGWAWATDEEFEITGTIKSVRLGNPHGEVTIDVDGEEWVVEVGQPWRNDRVGLSKEMLSQGREITVHGHRSAKEGERLVKAERVVIDGKDYDLYPDRTS, from the coding sequence ATGCCTCAGCTTCGTTTTGCCTACCTGCTCGGTTTTGCTGTCCTTGCTGCTTTTCTCGCTGCCTCTGCCACTCAGGCTCATCATGGTTGGGCCTGGGCAACAGATGAGGAATTTGAGATCACCGGTACCATCAAGTCAGTCCGCCTTGGTAATCCCCATGGCGAGGTCACGATAGACGTCGATGGCGAGGAATGGGTTGTGGAAGTCGGGCAGCCCTGGCGTAACGACCGTGTCGGGCTGAGCAAAGAGATGTTGAGCCAGGGCCGGGAAATTACCGTGCACGGCCATCGCTCCGCCAAAGAAGGTGAACGGCTGGTCAAAGCTGAGCGGGTTGTAATCGACGGGAAGGACTACGATTTATATCCCGACCGTACCTCCTGA
- a CDS encoding MBL fold metallo-hydrolase, with product MTVDRERLAALAAKPHFYQGRYRNLERVEQHGLGDFLRWQLAPGRRFPPGKRYPLLRPDAHLLTNPPAAPQLVWLGHASFLFQYRGLSVLTDPVLSDRASPFRLVGPRRFTPPALTVAEMPPIDLVLISHNHYDHLDEATVRQLHRRFADNLCFCIPMGLRRWFEKRGIRNLVELDWWQSTPLAAENEVFCLPAQHFSGRTATDTNTSLWCSWLLEIDGFQFYFGGDTGYGQVFCDIGELFAPIDLALLPIGAYDPRWFMAPVHVAPEEAVRIHQDIGARQSVAMHWGTFVLTDEPMDEPPRRLRLALERQGLSESEFRVMQHGEVWSPHLRL from the coding sequence ATGACCGTCGACCGTGAACGCCTGGCAGCCCTTGCCGCAAAACCCCATTTTTACCAGGGCAGGTACCGCAACCTGGAGCGCGTGGAGCAGCATGGCCTGGGGGATTTCCTACGCTGGCAACTGGCCCCCGGGCGCCGTTTCCCGCCGGGTAAACGCTACCCGCTGTTGCGCCCGGATGCCCACTTGCTGACGAACCCGCCGGCAGCGCCACAACTGGTCTGGCTGGGACATGCGTCATTCCTGTTCCAGTATCGGGGCCTGAGTGTGCTTACCGACCCGGTGTTGTCGGACCGCGCCAGTCCCTTCCGGCTGGTCGGACCGAGGCGGTTCACGCCGCCAGCCCTGACAGTGGCGGAAATGCCGCCGATCGACCTGGTACTGATTTCCCACAATCACTACGACCATCTCGACGAAGCAACGGTGCGCCAGTTGCACCGACGTTTCGCGGATAACCTGTGCTTCTGCATTCCCATGGGGCTGCGACGCTGGTTCGAGAAGCGTGGCATCCGGAATCTGGTGGAACTGGACTGGTGGCAATCGACCCCCCTGGCTGCCGAAAACGAAGTATTCTGCCTGCCGGCCCAGCACTTCAGCGGGCGAACTGCCACCGACACCAACACCTCGCTCTGGTGTAGCTGGCTCCTGGAAATAGACGGATTCCAGTTCTATTTTGGCGGAGATACCGGTTATGGACAGGTGTTTTGCGATATTGGCGAGCTGTTTGCGCCCATTGATCTGGCGCTGCTCCCCATCGGCGCCTACGACCCGCGCTGGTTCATGGCCCCGGTGCACGTGGCGCCGGAAGAGGCGGTCAGGATTCACCAGGATATTGGTGCCCGCCAGTCGGTAGCCATGCACTGGGGCACGTTTGTGCTAACCGATGAACCCATGGACGAGCCACCCCGGCGACTGCGGCTGGCATTGGAGAGACAGGGCCTGAGTGAGTCGGAATTTCGGGTAATGCAACATGGGGAGGTGTGGTCTCCTCACCTAAGACTATAA
- a CDS encoding DUF4124 domain-containing protein has protein sequence MFNRLRKAVHPVVVFSLFLIIANSGYAEIYKWVDEDGKIHFSDRKDHSVEQEVVNVNPGASKWSRFDIKVKAVDVELSDEENQQIVDGVNNVYEFFDRVMSFDMYRTVPVNILIFKDRAEYQKYLIRNNRGTAVASYGLYIPSEHQIAVYVRENRSLTFKTIKHEVSHAVVDTIVPYAPAWLNEGLAEQMEMLERDESGLYFERHQENRWVVAQAREQGRLTDIDQFLRLSSNKWRHSEMSGHGSLRAQSGQFLSFLLSKPTRRNFVVRLMHNFNRGDRTLAYYLVDDNYIGGVSMLSLDWRRWLHEQGRGVIRL, from the coding sequence GTGTTTAATAGGTTAAGGAAAGCCGTACATCCAGTCGTTGTGTTTTCGCTCTTTTTAATCATTGCAAACTCAGGTTATGCAGAGATTTATAAATGGGTTGATGAAGACGGGAAGATTCATTTCAGCGACCGAAAAGACCACAGCGTTGAGCAGGAAGTTGTCAACGTGAATCCGGGCGCGTCGAAATGGTCGCGTTTTGATATCAAGGTTAAAGCAGTAGATGTAGAGCTGAGTGACGAGGAAAACCAGCAGATCGTTGACGGCGTGAACAACGTCTATGAGTTTTTTGATCGTGTGATGTCCTTTGACATGTACAGGACCGTGCCCGTCAACATCCTGATTTTCAAAGATAGGGCTGAATACCAGAAATACCTGATTCGCAATAACAGAGGCACGGCGGTTGCGTCGTACGGCCTGTATATACCCTCTGAGCATCAGATAGCGGTCTATGTGCGGGAAAACAGGAGCCTCACCTTTAAAACGATCAAGCACGAGGTGAGTCACGCGGTCGTCGATACCATCGTTCCTTATGCGCCTGCCTGGTTAAATGAGGGCCTTGCCGAGCAGATGGAGATGCTGGAGCGTGATGAATCGGGTTTGTATTTTGAACGTCACCAGGAAAATCGGTGGGTTGTCGCTCAAGCCCGTGAACAGGGCCGTTTGACGGACATCGACCAGTTTCTGAGACTGTCCAGCAATAAATGGCGCCATTCAGAAATGTCGGGTCACGGGAGCTTGCGGGCTCAGTCCGGTCAGTTCCTTAGTTTCCTGCTCTCCAAACCGACCCGCCGTAACTTTGTGGTGCGGCTAATGCACAATTTTAACCGGGGTGATCGCACCCTGGCGTATTACCTGGTGGATGATAATTACATTGGCGGGGTAAGTATGTTGAGCTTGGACTGGAGGCGTTGGTTGCACGAACAGGGTAGAGGGGTCATCAGGTTATAG
- a CDS encoding FAD-binding oxidoreductase, producing MTRLQQGTIDTFRGQFGGPVFEPADAGYDEARQIWNAMIDRKPALIAQCHSVKDVVAAVNFGRDQSMLVSVKGGGHNIAGNAVCNDGLMIDLSKMKDVEVDVEKQRAYVGPGCTLADFDAAAQLHGLATPLGINSTTGVAGLTLGGGFGWLSRKHGMTVDNLISVDMVTANGRQTRASATENPDLFWGTRGGGGNFGIVTRFEFQLHPVGPELLSGLMVFPFDQAQSVVTQFARFTETMPDELNIWLVIRHAPPLPFLPESVHGEPIVALAICYAGDPEAGKKLIAPLRSFGEAHGEHVGIQPYVNWQQAFDPLLAEGARNYWKSHNFVKLTDDVIRVALEFGDKLPSPHCEIFIASIGGETGRVAHDAMAYSSRDANYVMNVHARWETSEEDEHCRQWARAFFEAAKPYASGGAYINFLSHDEADRVEFAYGAAYKRLVKVKQKYDPDNLFRVNQNIRPG from the coding sequence ATGACCAGGTTACAGCAAGGAACGATAGACACCTTCAGGGGGCAGTTCGGTGGCCCTGTGTTTGAGCCGGCAGACGCCGGGTATGACGAGGCGCGCCAGATCTGGAACGCCATGATCGACCGTAAACCGGCGCTGATAGCCCAGTGCCACTCGGTGAAGGATGTGGTGGCCGCGGTAAACTTCGGGCGCGATCAGTCGATGCTGGTTTCGGTCAAGGGAGGTGGGCACAACATCGCGGGCAACGCGGTGTGCAACGATGGTCTGATGATTGATCTGTCGAAAATGAAGGATGTAGAGGTCGATGTTGAAAAACAGCGTGCCTACGTGGGGCCCGGCTGCACGTTGGCAGACTTTGACGCTGCAGCCCAGTTGCATGGATTGGCAACGCCGCTGGGTATCAATTCCACAACGGGTGTCGCGGGACTGACCCTGGGCGGCGGGTTTGGCTGGCTCAGCCGGAAGCATGGGATGACCGTTGATAACCTGATCTCTGTGGACATGGTGACTGCCAACGGTCGCCAGACTCGCGCCAGCGCCACCGAGAATCCGGACCTGTTCTGGGGCACGCGGGGCGGTGGTGGTAACTTCGGGATTGTCACGCGGTTCGAGTTCCAGCTGCACCCGGTGGGGCCGGAGTTGTTGAGTGGGCTGATGGTGTTCCCCTTCGACCAGGCCCAGTCGGTGGTGACGCAGTTTGCGCGTTTCACGGAAACCATGCCCGATGAGCTCAATATTTGGTTGGTTATTCGCCATGCACCGCCGCTGCCCTTCCTGCCTGAATCGGTTCATGGCGAGCCGATCGTCGCCCTGGCGATTTGCTACGCCGGGGACCCGGAAGCTGGCAAAAAGCTGATTGCGCCGCTGCGTTCATTCGGCGAGGCTCACGGAGAGCATGTTGGTATTCAGCCCTACGTCAACTGGCAGCAGGCCTTCGACCCCTTGTTGGCGGAGGGTGCCCGGAATTACTGGAAGTCCCACAACTTTGTGAAGCTGACCGACGATGTGATCCGGGTTGCGCTGGAGTTTGGGGACAAGCTGCCATCGCCCCACTGTGAGATCTTCATTGCCTCCATTGGTGGCGAAACCGGCCGGGTGGCGCACGATGCCATGGCCTATTCCAGCCGCGACGCCAACTATGTGATGAACGTGCATGCACGCTGGGAAACGTCTGAGGAAGATGAGCATTGCCGCCAGTGGGCGCGCGCATTCTTTGAGGCTGCCAAGCCTTATGCCAGCGGCGGTGCTTACATTAATTTTCTTTCGCACGATGAGGCTGACCGGGTAGAGTTTGCCTACGGGGCGGCTTATAAGCGCCTGGTGAAGGTAAAGCAGAAGTATGATCCGGATAACCTGTTCCGGGTGAATCAGAATATTCGACCTGGTTAG